A region from the Vulpes lagopus strain Blue_001 chromosome 5, ASM1834538v1, whole genome shotgun sequence genome encodes:
- the TTC32 gene encoding tetratricopeptide repeat protein 32, translating to MDARQGRQDHAALTLAQAHFQKGEYAEAEALYSAYIGQCACAGSAGEAPGSKCSPEDLATAYNNRGQIKYFRVDFYEAMDDYTSAIEVQPTFEVPYYNRGLILYRLGYFDDALEDFKKVLSLNPEFQDATLSLRQTILDKEEKQKKKLLK from the exons ATGGATGCGCGGCAAGGGCGACAAGACCACGCAGCCCTAACGCTCGCCCAAGCTCACTTCCAGAAGGGCGAATACGCGGAAGCCGAGGCGCTGTACTCCGCTTACATTGGCCAGTGCGCCTGTGCGGGCTCCGCGGGCGAGGCGCCCGGGAG CAAATGCAGCCCGGAGGATTTGGCTACTGCATATAACAACAGGGGGCAAATCAAGTACTTCAGGGTTGATTTTTATGAAGCCATGGATGACTACACATCTGCCATAGAAGTCCAACCCACTTTTGAAGTTCCATATTACAACAGAGGGTTGATATTGTATAGGCtgg GCTACTTTGATGATGCTTTGGAAGATTTTAAGAAGGTACTAAGCTTAAATCCTGAATTTCAAGATGCTACATTGAGCTTAAGACAGACTATTttagacaaagaagaaaaacagaagaagaaattattgaaataa